The proteins below come from a single Acanthopagrus latus isolate v.2019 chromosome 4, fAcaLat1.1, whole genome shotgun sequence genomic window:
- the LOC119017620 gene encoding UDP-glucuronosyltransferase 2C1-like isoform X1 — protein sequence MPPHRNVTFLLFFSILLLFWRICHGGKILVVPAEGSHWVNMDILIKALHSRGHSVDVVRANKSWYIKDDSPHYKTITVPVTEAFNHDFVNPILKRMIDIERGKTSLLTIAGLLSELSYTMINLQRIMCKMATIIFEDKDLMNSLKESEYDLVLTDPMIGVGIMLAHALKLPLVYNVRWVTSGEGHLAVAPSPLSYIPMTGSKLSDKMTFMQRVLNQMVYVIWKVQDALLVDPQYQAVCDKFFGPEVRYSDLLRGADLWLMRVDFVFEFPRPTMPNVVYMGGFQCKPAEPLPEHLEEFVQSSGEHGVIFMSMGTFVSELPADLTNEMAAAFARLPQKVIWRHTGDRPASLGNNTLLVDWMPQNDLLGHPKMKLFVAHGGTNGLLEAIYHGVPVLGLPLFSDQYDNLLRLKERGGAKILTLNAVDKDDNFLKAIQEVLNEPSYRMNMQRLSRLHRDTPIKPMDTALFWIEFVMRHKGAAHLRTESYRLPWYSYHSVDVVLFLAGAVLLMLCTIFLSIRCLYTTMCKRKAKRD from the exons ATGCCTCCACATAGAAATGtcacttttcttctcttcttttctatCTTGCTCTTGTTTTGGAGAATTTGTCATGGAGGTAAGATTCTGGTTGTCCCTGCTGAGGGAAGCCACTGGGTGAACATGGACATCTTGATCAAAGCCCTCCACTCTCGAGGACACTCTGTCGATGTGGTACGAGCCAATAAAAGCTGGTACATCAAGGACGACTCTCCGCACTACAAGACAATCACAGTTCCCGTCACTGAAGCCTTTAATCATGACTTTGTGAACCCGATCCTGAAAAGGATGATTGACATAGAGAGGGGTAAAACTTCACTTTTGACCATTGCCGGTTTGCTTTCTGAGCTTTCTTATACAATGATTAACTTACAGAGAATAATGTGCAAAATGGCGACCATCATTTTTGAAGATAAAGACTTAATGAATAGTTTAAAGGAGAGTGAGTATGATCTGGTCCTTACTGACCCAATGATTGGGGTTGGTATAATGTTGGCTCATGCTCTTAAACTACCTCTGGTCTATAACGTGCGGTGGGTAACTAGCGGAGAGGGGCATTTGGCTGTTGCACCGTCTCCTTTATCTTATATTCCAATGACTGGCTCCAAACTGTCAGACAAAATGACTTTCATGCAGAGAGTCTTAAATCAAATGGTCTATGTCATTTGGAAAGTTCAGGATGCATTATTAGTCGACCCTCAGTATCAAGCAGTTTGTGACAAGTTCTTTGGCCCAGAAGTCAGATATAGTGACCTTCTGAGGGGAGCAGATCTGTGGCTCATGAGAGTggactttgtgtttgagttCCCTCGTCCCACCATGCCTAATGTTGTGTACATGGGAGGGTTCCAGTGTAAACCTGCTGAACCTTTACCTGAACACCTGGAGGAGTTTGTGCAGAGTTCAGGAGAACATGGAGTCATCTTCATGTCCATGGGGACTTTTGTGAGTGAACTTCCTGCTGACTTGACAAATGAGATGGCTGCAGCTTTTGCCAGATTGCCTCAGAAAGTCATCTGGAGGCATACAGGTGACAGACCAGCCAGTCTGGGCAACAACACTTTACTAGTTGACTGGATGCCACAGAATGATCTTTTAGGACATCCAAAGATGAAGTTATTTGTGGCCCATGGAGGAACAAATGGACTTCTAGAGGCTATTTATCACGGAGTCCCAGTTTTGGGTCTGCCCTTGTTTTCTGACCAGTACGACAACCTGCTGCGtctgaaagaaagaggaggagctaAGATTCTCACCCTCAACGCAGTGGACAAAGACGACAACTTCCTGAAGGCCATACAGGAAGTCCTGAATGAGCCCTCGTACAGGATGAACATGCAGAGACTGTCCaggctgcacagagacacaccgATTAAGCCGATGGATACCGCCCTCTTCTGGATAGAGTTCGTCATGAGACACAAAGGTGCAGCTCACCTGAGAACAGAGTCCTACAGGCTGCCCTGGTATTCCTACCACTCTGTGGATGTAGTTCTGTTCCTGGCCGGAGCTGTGCTGCTCATGCTTTGTACCATTTTCCTCTCAATCCG GTGTTTATACACTACAATGTGTAAACGTAAAGCCAAACGTGACTAA
- the LOC119017620 gene encoding UDP-glucuronosyltransferase 2C1-like isoform X3, which yields MPPHGNVTFLLIFSIMFLSWRICHGGKILVVPVEGSHWVNMDILIKALHSRGHSVDVIRANESWYIKDDSPHYKTITFPVTEAFNHDFVIPILKRMIVIVRESSLLSFVSLQVEFSNTKINMHRMISKMTTDMFEDKDFMNSLKEREYDLVLTDPTWGVGIMLAHALKLPLVYNVRWITGAEGHLVVAPSPLSYIPMFGSGLSDKMTFVQRLKNLIFFGIWKVQDALLVDPQYQAVCDKFFGPEVRYSDLLKGADLWLMRVDFVFEFPRPTMPNVVYMGGFQCKPAEPLPEHLEEFVQSSGEHGVIIMSMGTFVNELPADMTNEIAAAFARLPQKVIWRHKGDRPASQGNNTLIVDWMPQNDLLGHPKTKLFVAHGGTNGVQEALFHGVPVVGLPVFFDQYDNLLRLKERGGAKILTLNAVDKDDNFLKAIQEVLNEPSYRMNMQRLSRLHRDTPMKPMDTALFWIEFVMRHKGAAHLRPASYRLPWYSYHSVDVVLFLAGAVLLVLCTIFLLIRCLYTTMCKRKAKRD from the coding sequence ATGCCTCCACATGGGAATGTCACTTTTCTTCTCATATTCTCCATCATGTTCTTGTCATGGAGAATTTGTCACGGGGGGAAGATTCTGGTTGTGCCTGTTGAGGGAAGCCACTGGGTGAACATGGACATCTTGATCAAAGCCCTCCACTCTCGAGGACACTCTGTTGATGTGATACGAGCCAATGAAAGCTGGTACATCAAGGACGACTCTCCGCACTACAAGACAATCACATTTCCCGTCACTGAAGCCTTTAATCATGACTTTGTTATCCCGATCCTGAAAAGGATGATCGTTATAGTAAGAGAGAGCTCACTGTTGAGCTTTGTGAGTTTGCAGGTTGAATTTTCTAATACAAAGATTAACATGCATAGAATGATATCCAAAATGACAACTGACATGTTTGAAGATAAAGACTTCATGAATAGTTTAAAGGAGAGAGAGTACGATCTGGTCCTTACTGACCCAACATGGGGGGTAGGTATAATGTTGGCTCATGCTCTTAAACTACCTCTGGTCTATAATGTGCGGTGGATAACAGGCGCAGAGGGGCATTTGGTTGTTGCACCGTCTCCTTTATCTTATATTCCGATGTTTGGCTCTGGACTGTCAGACAAAATGACTTTTGTgcagagactcaaaaatctcattttctttGGCATTTGGAAAGTTCAGGATGCATTATTAGTCGACCCTCAGTATCAAGCAGTTTGTGACAAGTTCTTTGGCCCAGAAGTCAGATATAGTGACCTTCTGAAGGGAGCAGACCTGTGGCTCATGAGAGTggactttgtgtttgagttCCCTCGTCCCACCATGCCTAATGTTGTGTACATGGGAGGGTTCCAGTGTAAACCTGCCGAACCTTTACCTGAACACCTGGAGGAGTTTGTGCAGAGTTCAGGAGAACATGGAGTCATCATCATGTCCATGGGGACTTTTGTGAATGAACTTCCTGCTGACATGACAAATGAGATCGCTGCAGCTTTTGCCCGATTACCTCAGAAAGTCATCTGGAGGCATAAAGGTGACAGACCAGCCAGTCAGGGCAACAACACCTTAATAGTCGACTGGATGCCACAGAATGATCTTTTAGGACATCCAAAGACAAAACTATTTGTGGCCCATGGAGGAACAAATGGCGTTCAAGAAGCTCTTTTTCACGGAGTCCCAGTTGTGGGTCTGCCTGTTTTTTTCGACCAATACGACAACCTGCTGCgcctgaaagagagaggaggagctaaGATTCTCACCCTTAATGCAGTGGACAAAGACGACAACTTCCTGAAGGCCATACAGGAAGTCCTGAATGAGCCCTCGTACAGGATGAACATGCAGAGACTGTCCaggctgcacagagacacaccgATGAAGCCGATGGATACCGCCCTCTTCTGGATAGAGTTCGTCATGAGACACAAAGGTGCAGCTCACCTGAGACCGGCGTCCTACAGGCTGCCCTGGTATTCCTACCACTCTGTGGATGTAGTTCTGTTCCTGGCCGGAGCTGTGCTGCTCGTGCTTTGTACCATTTTTCTCTTGATCAGGTGTTTATACACTACAATGTGTAAACGTAAAGCCAAACGTGACTAA
- the LOC119017620 gene encoding UDP-glucuronosyltransferase 2C1-like isoform X2, whose protein sequence is MPPHRNVTFLLFFSILLLFWRICHGGKILVVPAEGSHWVNMDILIKALHSRGHSVDVVRANKSWYIKDDSPHYKTITVPVTEAFNHDFVNPILKRMIDIERGKTSLLTIAGLLSELSYTMINLQRIMCKMATIIFEDKDLMNSLKESEYDLVLTDPMIGVGIMLAHALKLPLVYNVRWVTSGEGHLAVAPSPLSYIPMTGSKLSDKMTFMQRVLNQMVYVIWKVQDALLVDPQYQAVCDKFFGPEVRYSDLLRGADLWLMRVDFVFEFPRPTMPNVVYMGGFQCKPAEPLPEHLEEFVQSSGEHGVIFMSMGTFVSELPADLTNEMAAAFARLPQKVIWRHTGDRPASLGNNTLLVDWMPQNDLLGHPKMKLFVAHGGTNGLLEAIYHGVPVLGLPLFSDQYDNLLRLKERGGAKILTLNAVDKDDNFLKAIQEVLNEPSYRMNMQRLSRLHRDTPIKPMDTALFWIEFVMRHKGAAHLRTESYRLPWYSYHSVDVVLFLAGAVLLMLCTIFLSIRCLYTTMCKRKAKRD, encoded by the coding sequence ATGCCTCCACATAGAAATGtcacttttcttctcttcttttctatCTTGCTCTTGTTTTGGAGAATTTGTCATGGAGGTAAGATTCTGGTTGTCCCTGCTGAGGGAAGCCACTGGGTGAACATGGACATCTTGATCAAAGCCCTCCACTCTCGAGGACACTCTGTCGATGTGGTACGAGCCAATAAAAGCTGGTACATCAAGGACGACTCTCCGCACTACAAGACAATCACAGTTCCCGTCACTGAAGCCTTTAATCATGACTTTGTGAACCCGATCCTGAAAAGGATGATTGACATAGAGAGGGGTAAAACTTCACTTTTGACCATTGCCGGTTTGCTTTCTGAGCTTTCTTATACAATGATTAACTTACAGAGAATAATGTGCAAAATGGCGACCATCATTTTTGAAGATAAAGACTTAATGAATAGTTTAAAGGAGAGTGAGTATGATCTGGTCCTTACTGACCCAATGATTGGGGTTGGTATAATGTTGGCTCATGCTCTTAAACTACCTCTGGTCTATAACGTGCGGTGGGTAACTAGCGGAGAGGGGCATTTGGCTGTTGCACCGTCTCCTTTATCTTATATTCCAATGACTGGCTCCAAACTGTCAGACAAAATGACTTTCATGCAGAGAGTCTTAAATCAAATGGTCTATGTCATTTGGAAAGTTCAGGATGCATTATTAGTCGACCCTCAGTATCAAGCAGTTTGTGACAAGTTCTTTGGCCCAGAAGTCAGATATAGTGACCTTCTGAGGGGAGCAGATCTGTGGCTCATGAGAGTggactttgtgtttgagttCCCTCGTCCCACCATGCCTAATGTTGTGTACATGGGAGGGTTCCAGTGTAAACCTGCTGAACCTTTACCTGAACACCTGGAGGAGTTTGTGCAGAGTTCAGGAGAACATGGAGTCATCTTCATGTCCATGGGGACTTTTGTGAGTGAACTTCCTGCTGACTTGACAAATGAGATGGCTGCAGCTTTTGCCAGATTGCCTCAGAAAGTCATCTGGAGGCATACAGGTGACAGACCAGCCAGTCTGGGCAACAACACTTTACTAGTTGACTGGATGCCACAGAATGATCTTTTAGGACATCCAAAGATGAAGTTATTTGTGGCCCATGGAGGAACAAATGGACTTCTAGAGGCTATTTATCACGGAGTCCCAGTTTTGGGTCTGCCCTTGTTTTCTGACCAGTACGACAACCTGCTGCGtctgaaagaaagaggaggagctaAGATTCTCACCCTCAACGCAGTGGACAAAGACGACAACTTCCTGAAGGCCATACAGGAAGTCCTGAATGAGCCCTCGTACAGGATGAACATGCAGAGACTGTCCaggctgcacagagacacaccgATTAAGCCGATGGATACCGCCCTCTTCTGGATAGAGTTCGTCATGAGACACAAAGGTGCAGCTCACCTGAGAACAGAGTCCTACAGGCTGCCCTGGTATTCCTACCACTCTGTGGATGTAGTTCTGTTCCTGGCCGGAGCTGTGCTGCTCATGCTTTGTACCATTTTCCTCTCAATCCGGTGTTTATACACTACAATGTGTAAACGTAAAGCCAAACGTGACTAA
- the LOC119018071 gene encoding UDP-glucuronosyltransferase 2B20-like, translating to MDILIKALHSRGHSVDVVRTNKSWYIKDDSPHYKTITVPVTEAFNHDFINPILERIIDTERGGSSLLSFASLQVEMFTAMFNIHGIMCKMATKMFEDKDLMNSLKEREYDLVLTDPAWGAGIMLAHALKLPLVYNVRWVTSGEGHLAVAPSPLSYTPMTGSGLSDKMTFMQRVKNLIFYVIWQAQDVFLIDPQYQAVCDKFFGPEVRYSDLLRGADLWLMRVDFVFEFPRPTMPNVVYMGGFQCKPAEPLPEHLEEFVQSSGEHGVIIMSLGTFVSELPADMTNEIAAAFAKLPQKIIWRYKGDRPASLGNNTLIVDWMPQNDLLGHPKIKLFVAHGGTNGLQEAIYHGVPVVGLPIFFDQYDNLLRLKERGGAKILTLNAVDKDDNFLKAIQEVLNEPSYRMNMQRLSRLHRDTPMKPMDTAIFWIEFIMRHKGAAHLRTESYRLPWYSYYSVDVVLSFLATVAAITFPSLLFFRCVCLEKCSKRKVNKK from the coding sequence ATGGACATCTTGATCAAAGCCCTCCACTCTCGAGGACACTCTGTTGATGTGGTACGAACCAACAAAAGCTGGTACATCAAGGACGACTCTCCGCACTACAAGACAATCACAGTTCCCGTCACTGAAGCCTTTAATCATGACTTCATTAACCCGATCCTGGAGAGGATCATTGACACAGAAAGGGGAGGAAGCTCACTTTTGAGCTTTGCCAGTTTGCAGGTTGAGATGTTTACTGCAATGTTTAACATACATGGAATAATGTGCAAAATGGCTACCAAGATGTTTGAAGATAAGGACTTAATGAATAGTTTAAAGGAGAGAGAGTATGATCTGGTCCTTACTGACCCAGCATGGGGGGCAGGTATAATGTTGGCTCACGCTCTTAAACTACCTCTGGTCTATAATGTGCGATGGGTAACTAGTGGAGAGGGGCATTTAGCTGTTGCACCGTCTCCTTTATCTTATACTCCAATGACTGGCTCCGGACTGTCAGACAAAATGACTTTTATGCAAAGAgtcaaaaatctaattttctatGTCATTTGGCAAGCTCAGGATGTATTTTTAATTGACCCTCAGTATCAAGCTGTTTGTGACAAGTTCTTTGGCCCAGAAGTCAGATATAGTGACCTTCTGAGGGGAGCAGACCTGTGGCTCATGAGAGTggactttgtgtttgagttCCCTCGTCCCACCATGCCTAATGTTGTGTACATGGGAGGGTTCCAGTGTAAACCTGCTGAACCTTTACCTGAACACCTGGAGGAGTTTGTGCAGAGTTCAGGAGAACATGGAGTCATCATCATGTCTTTGGGGACTTTTGTGAGTGAACTTCCTGCTGACATGACAAATGAGATCGCTGCAGCTTTTGCAAAATTGCCACAGAAAATCATCTGGAGATATAAAGGTGACAGACCAGCCAGTCTGGGCAACAACACCTTAATAGTCGACTGGATGCCACAGAATGATCTTTTAGGACATCCAAAGATAAAATTATTTGTGGCCCATGGAGGAACAAATGGACTTCAAGAAGCTATTTATCACGGAGTCCCAGTTGTGGGTCTGCCTATTTTTTTTGACCAGTACGACAACCTGCTACgtttgaaagagagaggaggagctaaGATTCTCACCCTCAACGCAGTGGACAAAGACGACAACTTCCTGAAGGCCATACAGGAAGTCCTGAATGAGCCCTCGTACAGGATGAACATGCAGAGACTGTCCaggctgcacagagacacaccgATGAAGCCGATGGATACCGCCATCTTCTGGATAGAGTTCATCATGAGACACAAAGGTGCAGCTCACCTGAGAACAGAGTCCTACAGGCTGCCCTGGTATTCCTACTACTCTGTGGATGTAGTTCTGTCTTTTTTGGCGACTGTTGCAGCGATTacttttccctctctgttgtttttcagatgtgtaTGTCTTGAGAAATGTTCGAAAagaaaagttaataaaaaatga
- the chrna5 gene encoding neuronal acetylcholine receptor subunit alpha-5, producing MMLRAGGTATSLALLLLLPLLCCCHLCHSLRVPKLSSYAKAEDKLFKYLFGNYQKWVRPVEFLNQTIRVKFGLAISQLVDVDEKNQRMTTNVWMKQEWVDMKLRWNPDDYLGITVIRVPSDRIWLPDVVLYDNSDGRFEGTVTKAVVKYDGTISWTPPANYKSACTIDVTFFPFDLQNCSMKFGSWTYDGSQVDITLEEFHVDKRDYFDNGEWEIVKATGSRSLRTDGSSSYPTITYFFIIRRLPLFYTLFLIIPCIGLSFLTILVFYLPSNGGEKISLCTSVLVSLTVFLLVIEEIIPSSSKAIPLIGEYLVFTMIFVTLSIIITVFAINIHHRSSSTHHGMAPWVRRIFLHRLPKLLCMRSHVDRYATTGAARAGGVGMMKNSAPELKPLLYTRHNLQAALDSIRYITMHVVKENEVREVVQDWKFVAQVLDRMFLWAFLLVSILGSALLFIPVIYKWANIIVPNHAGSTL from the exons ATGATGCTGAGAGCAGGAGGGACAGCCACCTCTCtcgcactgctgctgctgctgccgttgctgtgctgctgccacCTGTGCCACTCACTGC GGGTCCCTAAACTCTCCTCCTATGCAAAAGCAGAGGACAAGCTGTTCAAATACCTCTTTGGGAACTACCAGAAATGGGTTCGACCCGTGGAATTCCTAAACCAGACGATCCGTGTGAAATTTGGACTTGCCATCTCCCAGCTAGTTGATGTG GATGAGAAGAATCAGCGGATGACGACTAATGTTTGGATGAAACAG GAGTGGGTTGACATGAAACTCAGATGGAACCCTGACGACTATCTGGGCATCACAGTCATCCGAGTCCCTTCTGACAGGATCTGGCTGCCTGATGTTGTACTGTATGATAA TTCAGATGGCCGTTTTGAGGGTACTGTCACCAAAGCAGTTGTTAAGTATGATGGAACCATATCATGGACACCACCAGCCAATTACAAGTCAGCCTGCACCATTGACGTCACCTTCTTCCCCTTTGACCTCCAGAACTGCTCGATGAAGTTTGGCTCCTGGACATACGATGGCTCCCAG GTGGACATAACTCTGGAGGAGTTCCACGTGGACAAGCGGGATTATTTTGACAATGGTGAATGGGAGATAGTGAAGGCCACAGGCAGCCGTAGTTTGAGGACCGACGGCAGCTCCTCCTATCCCACCATCACCTACTTTTTCATCATCCGCAGGCTGCCTCTTTTCTACaccctcttcctcatcatcccCTGCATCGGCCTGTCCTTCCTCACCATCCTCGTCTTCTACCTGCCCTCCAACGGCGGCGAGAAGATCTCTCTCTGCACCTCAGTCCTGGTGTCGCTCACGGTTTTCCTCCTGGTCATCGAGGAGATTATCCCCTCCTCCTCGAAGGCTATCCCTCTCATCGGGGAGTATCTGGTCTTCACCATGATCTTCGTCACactctccatcatcatcaccgtctTTGCCATCAACATCCACCATCGCTCTTCTTCTACACATCACGGCATGGCCCCTTGGGTGAGGAGGATTTTTCTGCATCGACTGCCTAAGCTGCTGTGCATGCGTAGCCACGTGGATCGTTACGCCACAACCGGAGCTGCCAGAGCGGGAGGAGTGGGTATGATGAAGAACTCAGCCCCTGAACTGAAACCTCTCCTCTACACCAGACATAACCTACAAGCAGCTTTGGATTCTATCCGCTACATAACCATGCATGTGGTTAAAGAAAATGAGGTCAGGGAg GTGGTACAAGACTGGAAGTTTGTAGCCCAGGTCCTGGATCGAATGTTTCTCTGGGCCTTCCTCCTGGTGTCCATCCTGGGCTCCGCTCTTCTCTTCATCCCAGTTATTTACAAATGGGCCAACATCATCGTCCCTAACCATGCCGGAAGCACCCTCTGA